The following proteins come from a genomic window of Panicum hallii strain FIL2 chromosome 8, PHallii_v3.1, whole genome shotgun sequence:
- the LOC112903443 gene encoding probable receptor-like serine/threonine-protein kinase At5g57670 — MRLLVPDGARRQRLLQCEVRAPPPPAPAPAAAAAGGGGRTVVVGIRRDAASRELLTWALVKVANAGDRVVALHVAAQHVAAAADGLLMGLDERSRAADSLSSVLAVYDGFCNLKQINLELKVCGGSSIRKTLVKEAASCGAAHLILGVAKNSRSFGSSSTSVAKYCSKRVPPGCSVLAVNNGKVVYHKDAGHEMQPELYQSTIPETPRRSYRKLLSSMIGEKLWDEHGKDNGSISRAVTMPMRSPARPKEVSLALVPVKGCRRESPEVAIGWPLLRKKFLPDRKASLPDKSKMSVVQWAMRLPSRCSAVSPVHSEYNRTIRPDSTSTSRILRDQVVVPLRNNSGKSSVVIEELEKETPEELILLKEKFSSIYSSFSYRELAKITSNFSTECVIGEGGTSHVYRGCLANGRELAVKILKYSDEVLKEFVSEIEIVSSLSHKNVISLIGFCFENDDLLLVYEYLQRGSLEEILHGEKGCKNIFGWTERFSVAVGVAHALDYLHGNENSHPVIHRDVKSSNILISDCFEPKLSDFGLAVWAADVTSQMTCNDVAGTFGYLAPEYFMHGKVNNKIDVYAFGVVLLELISGRKPLCTGCPKGQESLVMWSNSIIQGGKLAQLVDPNLPTEGHTDEVERMTLAASLCIRQAPQNRPQIDVVLKLLEGDSDVLKWARSQVGLSYEVDADECVMTPPAQGSNANIQSYINLAFDVDDDLASVTSTDFIAANTSLEEYLKGRWSRSSSFD; from the exons ATGAGGCTGCTCGTCCCGGACGGCGCGCGGCGCCAGCGGCTGCTGCAGTGCGAggtgcgcgcgccgccgcccccggcccccgcgccggcggccgcggcggcggggggaggaGGGAGGACGGTGGTGGTGGGGATCAGGCGGGACGCCGCCAGCCGGGAGCTGCTCACCTGGGCGCTCGTCAAGGTCGCCAATGCCGGGGACCGCGTCGTCGCGCTCCACGTCGCCGCGCAgcacgtcgccgccgccgccgacg GATTGCTCATGGGGCTGGATGAGCGGAGCAGGGCCGCGGATTCGCTCTCGTCGGTGCTCGCCGTCTACGACGGCTTCTGCAACCTCAAGCAg ATTAATTTGGAGCTCAAGGTCTGCGGAGGGTCGTCTATTCGCAAAACTCTGGTTAAAGAAGCAGCTTCCTGTGGTGCCGCACATCTCATCCTCGGTGTCGCCAAGAATTCCCGGTCCTTCGG ATCCTCCTCCACATCAGTTGCCAAGTACTGCTCAAAGAGAGTTCCACCGGGCTGCTCGGTTCTTGCAGTGAACAATGGCAAAGTTGTTTACCATAAAGATGCGGGCCATGAGATGCAGCCTGAATTATACCAAAGCACAA TACCTGAGACACCGAGGAGGAGCTACCGGAAGCTCTTGTCGTCCATGATAGGGGAGAAACTTTGGGATGAACATGGAAAGGACAATGGGTCCATTTCTCGTGCTGTCACCATGCCAATGAGGTCTCCCGCACGGCCAAAAGAAGTTTCACTAGCATTGGTCCCGGTGAAGGGTTGCCGACGCGAATCACCAGAAGTAGCAATTGGCTGGCCTCTCCTGAGGAAGAAGTTCTTGCCAGACCGGAAAGCTTCCCTGCCTGACAAGTCAAAGATGTCCGTGGTGCAGTGGGCGATGCGGCTGCCGAGTAGGTGTTCAGCAGTTTCACCAGTCCATTCGGAATACAACAGAACCATAAGACCAGACTCCACGAGTACCAGTCGTATTCTCCGTGACCAGGTGGTTGTCCCCTTGAGGAACAATTCAGGGAAGTCTTCTGTAGTAATCGAAGAATTGGAGAAGGAAACACCAGAGGAACTGATCTTGCTCAAAGAGAAATTCTCATCCATTTATTCTTCCTTCAGTTACAGAGAGCTGGCAAAGATCACCTCTAATTTCTCAACAG AGTGTGTAATTGGAGAAGGTGGCACTAGTCATGTTTACAGAGGCTGTTTGGCAAATGGCAGGGAGCTAGCAGTGAAGATCCTGAAGTATTCTGATGAGGTACTCAAGGAGTTCGTATCAGAGATTGAGATTGTTAGTTCTCTCAGCCACAAGAATGTGATATCCCTGATCGGTTTCTGCTTCGAGAATGATGACCTTCTGTTAGTGTACGAGTACTTGCAAAGAGGCAGCCTGGAAGAGATACTGCATG GTGAAAAAGGATGCAAGAATATATTTGGTTGGACTGAGAGGTTCAGTGTGGCTGTGGGAGTTGCACATGCTCTGGATTATCTCCACGGTAATGAGAACAGTCATCCAGTGATCCACAGAGATGTCAAGTCATCAAACATCCTCATCTCGGACTGCTTTGAGCCAAAG TTATCGGACTTCGGTCTCGCAGTCTGGGCTGCTGATGTGACATCTCAGATGACATGCAATGATGTTGCAGGAACTTTCGG ATACTTGGCTCCCGAATACTTCATGCATGGCAAAGTGAACAACAAAATTGATGTGTATGCTTTTGGTGTTGTCCTTCTTGAGCTCATCTCGGGCAGGAAACCACTTTGCACTGGTTGTCCGAAAGGGCAGGAGAGCCTGGTGATGTGG TCAAATTCTATCATACAAGGAGGAAAGCTCGCACAACTTGTAGATCCCAACTTACCTACTGAAGGCCACACCGATGAAGTTGAGAGGATGACCCTTGCTGCTTCCCTCTGCATCAGACAAGCACCTCAGAACCGTCCTCAAATTGATGTT GTTCTGAAGCTTCTCGAAGGCGACAGTGATGTACTCAAGTGGGCACGATCACAAGTCGGACTGTCATACGAGGTTGACGCCGATGAATGTGTGATGACACCACCAGCACAAGGGAGTAACGCCAACATCCAGTCCTACATCAACCTTGCATTCGATGTGGATGACGACTTGGCCTCTGTCACCAGCACCGACTTCATCGCAGCCAACACCTCCTTGGAAGAGTATCTGAAGGGAAGATGGAGCCGGTCCTCGAGCTTTGACTGA